Proteins encoded within one genomic window of Streptomyces sp. NBC_01314:
- a CDS encoding M1 family metallopeptidase, with translation MPLTPRPRSRVQAALLASAVSVCLIAASAPAPAVPLGIGDRLFPHLGNPGYDVESYDLAFTYPGRNREPLTAVTSIDARTTSRLERLNLDFSHGKVGSVEVDGESAAFTSAGEDLVITPREPLPRGSRTRITVRHTSDPVYTGDKEGGWLQTADGLAMANQADAAHVVFPCNDHPSDKAMFTVRVTVPDGYTAVSNGLAVGRDRAPGTTTWTYRTQHPMATELAQVSIGRSAVLHRTGPHRLPVRDVVPAKDREKLEPWLRKTPAQIEWMEGKVGRYPFETYGVLIAEAQTGFELETQTLSLFERELFVRPEYPKWYVESIMVHELSHQWFGNSVSPRTWSDLWLNEGHATWYEALYAEETAGRTVEARMKAAYGASDRWRTAGGPPAAPKEPRNGQKIGIFRANVYDGAALFLYALREEIGGPAFARLQRAWVAVHRDGVASTADFQELASAIAGRKLGGFFHAWLYEVRTPPMPGHPDWKSAPVEASEKR, from the coding sequence ATGCCGCTCACCCCACGCCCCAGGAGCCGCGTCCAGGCCGCGCTGCTCGCCTCCGCCGTCTCCGTCTGTCTGATCGCCGCGAGCGCCCCCGCACCCGCCGTGCCCCTCGGCATCGGCGACCGGCTCTTCCCGCACCTCGGCAACCCGGGATACGACGTGGAGTCGTACGACCTCGCGTTCACCTACCCCGGCAGAAACCGCGAGCCGCTCACCGCCGTCACCTCGATCGACGCCCGGACGACCTCCCGTCTGGAACGGCTCAACCTCGACTTCTCGCACGGAAAGGTCGGCTCCGTGGAGGTCGACGGGGAGTCCGCCGCCTTCACGAGCGCGGGGGAGGACCTGGTGATCACACCCAGGGAGCCGCTCCCTCGGGGCAGCCGGACCCGCATCACCGTGCGGCACACCAGTGACCCGGTGTACACGGGGGACAAGGAGGGCGGCTGGCTGCAGACCGCCGACGGGCTCGCCATGGCCAACCAGGCCGACGCGGCGCACGTGGTGTTCCCCTGCAACGACCATCCCTCCGACAAGGCCATGTTCACCGTCCGCGTCACCGTGCCGGACGGGTACACGGCCGTCTCCAACGGCCTCGCCGTCGGTAGGGACCGTGCTCCCGGAACCACCACCTGGACCTACCGTACCCAGCACCCCATGGCTACCGAACTGGCCCAGGTCTCCATCGGCCGTTCCGCGGTCCTCCACCGCACCGGACCGCACCGCCTCCCCGTACGCGACGTGGTGCCCGCGAAGGACCGCGAGAAGCTCGAACCCTGGCTCAGGAAGACCCCCGCCCAGATCGAGTGGATGGAGGGCAAGGTCGGCCGGTACCCCTTCGAGACGTACGGTGTGCTGATCGCCGAGGCGCAGACCGGGTTCGAGCTGGAGACACAGACCCTCTCCCTCTTCGAGAGGGAGTTGTTCGTCCGGCCCGAGTACCCCAAGTGGTACGTCGAGTCGATCATGGTGCACGAGTTGTCGCACCAGTGGTTCGGCAACAGCGTCAGCCCCCGCACGTGGTCCGACCTGTGGCTGAACGAAGGGCACGCCACCTGGTACGAGGCCCTGTACGCCGAGGAGACCGCGGGCAGGACCGTGGAGGCGCGCATGAAGGCCGCGTACGGCGCCTCCGACCGCTGGCGGACCGCCGGGGGACCGCCTGCGGCACCGAAGGAGCCCAGGAACGGCCAGAAGATCGGCATCTTCCGGGCGAACGTCTACGACGGGGCCGCGCTCTTCCTGTACGCCCTGCGCGAGGAGATCGGCGGCCCCGCCTTCGCCCGGCTCCAGCGGGCCTGGGTCGCCGTCCACCGGGACGGCGTCGCCTCGACCGCGGACTTCCAGGAGCTCGCCTCCGCGATCGCCGGCCGCAAGCTGGGCGGCTTCTTCCACGCCTGGCTGTACGAGGTGCGGACACCGCCGATGCCGGGGCACCCCGACTGGAAGTCGGCGCCGGTGGAGGCCTCGGAGAAGCGGTAG
- a CDS encoding class III extradiol dioxygenase subunit B-like domain-containing protein — MLVAAAVCPCPPLLVPEVAAGAAPEMSTARDACAEVLGVLAAARPDRLVVVGPAERDGRHPQGSRGSFRGFGVDLDVRLGRGGTTDPAPSQATLPASLAVAARLLDRVGWADTPVEGLGVGGSRSVERCVQAGRDIAGSAERVALLVMGDGSACRTLKAPGYLDDRAVGFDAEIARALAAVDIAALQALDAGLARELQASGRAPWQVLAGAAESATLGGSLLYDDAPYGVGYLVAVWS, encoded by the coding sequence ATGCTTGTAGCCGCCGCCGTCTGTCCCTGTCCGCCGCTGCTCGTGCCGGAGGTCGCCGCGGGGGCCGCGCCCGAGATGAGTACGGCGCGGGACGCCTGTGCCGAAGTACTCGGGGTGCTTGCCGCCGCTCGGCCCGACCGGCTGGTGGTCGTGGGCCCCGCCGAGCGGGACGGGCGGCACCCGCAGGGCTCCCGCGGTTCCTTCCGGGGCTTCGGCGTGGACCTCGACGTCCGCCTGGGGCGCGGCGGCACGACCGACCCGGCACCCTCGCAGGCCACGCTCCCCGCCTCCCTCGCCGTCGCCGCCCGGCTGCTCGACCGCGTCGGCTGGGCCGACACCCCCGTGGAAGGGCTCGGGGTGGGGGGCTCGCGCTCCGTCGAGCGGTGTGTCCAGGCCGGACGGGACATCGCCGGGTCGGCCGAACGGGTGGCTCTGCTGGTGATGGGCGACGGCAGCGCGTGCCGGACGCTGAAGGCCCCGGGGTATCTGGACGACCGCGCGGTCGGCTTCGACGCGGAGATCGCCCGTGCGCTCGCCGCCGTCGACATCGCGGCCCTTCAGGCGCTGGACGCCGGGCTCGCGCGCGAACTGCAGGCCTCCGGCCGCGCCCCGTGGCAGGTCCTGGCCGGCGCCGCCGAGAGCGCGACGCTGGGTGGCAGCCTGCTGTACGACGACGCGCCGTACGGCGTGGGCTACCTGGTGGCCGTCTGGTCGTAG
- the miaA gene encoding tRNA (adenosine(37)-N6)-dimethylallyltransferase MiaA, whose product MSSAVPPPRVIAVVGPTAAGKSDLGVFLARRLGGEVVNADSMQLYRGMDIGTAKLTPGERDGVPHHLLDIWDVTAAASVAEYQRLARARIDALLAEGRWPILVGGSGLYVRGAVDHLEFPGTDPEVRARLEEELTLRGSGALHARLAAADPEAAHAILPSNGRRIVRALEVIEITGKPFTANLPGHDSVYDTVQIGVDVARPELDERITRRVDRMWDAGLIEEVRSLTAQGLREGRTASRALGYQQVLAALAGQCTMDEARAETVRATKRFARRQDSWFRRDPRVHWLKGGLADLTELPQLALALVERPVTA is encoded by the coding sequence GTGAGTAGCGCAGTTCCCCCTCCCCGAGTCATCGCCGTCGTCGGACCGACCGCGGCCGGAAAATCCGATCTGGGTGTCTTCCTTGCCCGGCGCCTCGGCGGCGAGGTCGTCAACGCCGATTCCATGCAGCTCTACCGGGGGATGGACATCGGCACCGCCAAGCTGACCCCCGGAGAGCGCGACGGAGTCCCGCACCACCTCCTGGACATCTGGGACGTCACGGCCGCCGCCAGCGTCGCCGAGTACCAGCGGCTCGCCCGCGCGCGCATCGACGCCCTGCTCGCCGAGGGACGCTGGCCGATCCTGGTGGGCGGCTCCGGGCTGTACGTCAGAGGGGCCGTCGACCATCTGGAGTTCCCCGGCACCGACCCCGAGGTCCGCGCCCGTCTGGAGGAGGAGCTGACCCTGCGCGGCTCCGGCGCGCTGCACGCCCGGCTCGCCGCCGCCGACCCCGAGGCCGCCCACGCGATCCTGCCGAGCAACGGGCGCCGGATCGTCCGGGCCCTCGAAGTGATCGAGATCACCGGTAAGCCGTTCACGGCGAATCTCCCGGGCCATGACTCGGTCTACGACACCGTCCAGATCGGCGTCGACGTGGCGCGCCCCGAACTCGACGAGCGCATCACCCGCCGCGTCGACCGCATGTGGGACGCCGGACTGATCGAAGAAGTGCGCTCCCTCACGGCGCAGGGGTTGCGCGAGGGGCGTACGGCGTCGCGTGCGCTCGGCTACCAGCAGGTCCTCGCGGCGCTCGCCGGGCAGTGCACCATGGACGAGGCGCGAGCCGAGACCGTGCGGGCCACCAAGCGCTTCGCGCGCCGCCAGGATTCATGGTTCAGACGCGACCCGCGGGTGCATTGGCTCAAGGGGGGGCTCGCCGACCTGACGGAACTCCCGCAGCTCGCGCTGGCGTTGGTCGAACGACCGGTCACAGCCTGA
- the hflX gene encoding GTPase HflX yields MTSSSSPSQAAQSAFAQNDPENLRADALMEEDVAWSFEIDGERDGDQFDRSDRAALRRVAGLSTELEDVTEVEYRQLRLERVVLVGVWTTGTARDAENSLAELAALAETAGALVLDGVIQRRDKPDAATYIGSGKANELRDVVLESGADTVICDGELSPGQLIHLEDVVKVKVIDRTALILDIFAQHAKSREGKAQVALAQMQYMLPRLRGWGQSLSRQMGGGKGGGLATRGPGETKIETDRRRIREKMAKMRREIAEMKTGREIKRQERRRNKVPSVAIAGYTNAGKSSLLNRLTGAGVLVENSLFATLDPTVRRAETPSGRLYTLADTVGFVRHLPHHLVEAFRSTMEEVGDADLILHVVDGSHPAPEEQLAAVREVIRDVGATKVPEIVVINKADAADPLTLQRLLRIEKRSIAVSARSGQGIDELLALIDNELPRPSVEIEALVPYTHGKLVARAHTEGEVISEEHTPEGTLLKARVHEELAADLAPYVPAATA; encoded by the coding sequence ATGACCTCCTCTTCTTCCCCTTCCCAGGCCGCACAGAGCGCCTTCGCGCAGAACGACCCCGAGAATCTTCGGGCCGATGCCCTGATGGAAGAGGACGTCGCCTGGAGCTTCGAGATCGACGGAGAGCGGGACGGCGACCAGTTCGACCGCTCCGACCGTGCGGCCCTGCGCCGTGTGGCGGGCCTCTCCACCGAACTCGAGGACGTCACCGAGGTCGAGTACCGCCAGCTCCGTCTGGAGCGCGTCGTACTCGTCGGTGTCTGGACCACGGGAACCGCGCGGGACGCGGAGAACTCGCTGGCCGAGCTGGCCGCCCTCGCGGAGACCGCGGGAGCGCTCGTGCTCGACGGCGTGATCCAGCGCCGCGACAAGCCGGACGCGGCCACCTACATCGGCTCCGGCAAGGCCAACGAGCTGCGGGACGTCGTCCTCGAATCGGGCGCGGACACCGTCATCTGCGACGGTGAACTGAGCCCTGGCCAGCTGATCCACCTCGAAGACGTCGTCAAGGTCAAGGTCATCGACCGTACGGCCCTGATCCTCGACATCTTCGCCCAGCACGCCAAGTCCCGGGAGGGCAAGGCACAGGTCGCGCTCGCGCAGATGCAGTACATGCTGCCGAGGCTGCGAGGCTGGGGTCAGTCGCTGTCCCGGCAGATGGGCGGTGGCAAGGGCGGCGGCCTGGCCACCCGTGGTCCCGGTGAGACCAAGATCGAGACGGACCGGCGGCGGATCCGCGAGAAGATGGCGAAGATGCGCCGGGAGATCGCGGAGATGAAGACCGGCCGCGAGATCAAGCGCCAGGAGCGCCGCAGGAACAAGGTGCCCTCGGTCGCCATCGCCGGTTACACCAACGCCGGCAAGTCCTCGCTGCTCAACCGCCTCACGGGCGCGGGCGTGCTGGTCGAGAACTCCCTGTTCGCGACCCTCGACCCGACCGTGCGCCGGGCCGAGACCCCGAGCGGGCGGCTGTACACGCTGGCGGACACCGTCGGCTTCGTACGTCACCTGCCGCACCACCTCGTCGAGGCGTTCCGCTCCACGATGGAGGAGGTCGGCGACGCCGACCTGATCCTGCACGTGGTCGACGGTTCGCACCCCGCGCCGGAGGAGCAGTTGGCCGCCGTGCGCGAGGTCATCCGTGACGTGGGCGCGACCAAGGTGCCCGAGATCGTGGTGATCAACAAGGCGGACGCGGCCGACCCGCTGACGCTGCAGCGGCTGCTGCGGATCGAGAAGCGCTCCATCGCGGTCTCGGCCCGTTCCGGCCAGGGCATCGATGAACTGCTTGCCCTGATCGACAACGAACTGCCGCGCCCCTCGGTCGAGATCGAGGCGCTCGTGCCGTACACCCACGGCAAGCTCGTCGCCCGCGCCCACACCGAGGGCGAGGTGATCTCCGAGGAGCACACCCCGGAGGGCACCCTGCTCAAGGCCCGGGTGCACGAGGAGCTGGCGGCCGATCTGGCACCGTACGTTCCGGCGGCGACGGCCTGA
- a CDS encoding bifunctional (p)ppGpp synthetase/guanosine-3',5'-bis(diphosphate) 3'-pyrophosphohydrolase produces MSAEATNPAVSPAPAPPPAHRRKGRPRIDLRRLGRAALLGPATRDRLPDAISHVAEAHRAHHPDADPEALRRAYVLAESSHRGQMRKSGEPYITHPLAVTLILAELGAETTTLTASLLHDTVEDTDVTLDQVREEFGEEVRYLVDGVTKLEKVDYGAAAEPETFRKMLVATGNDVRVMSIKLADRLHNMRTLGVMRPEKQERIAKVTKDVLIPLAERLGVQALKTELEDLVFAILHPEEYAHTRELIAENEARESDPLAEISDEVRGVLREAGIQAEVLIRPRHFVSLHRVSRKRGQLRGSDFGRLLVLVNEDADCYAVLGELHTCLTPVVSEFKDFIAVPKFNLYQSLHTAVARSDGQVAEVLIRTHQMHKVAEAGVIALGNPYAAPAEEQADGEGERIDPTRPGWLSRLLDWQEAAPDADMFWSTLREDLAQDREITVFRPDGGTLGLPEGSSCVDAAYAQYGEDAHACIGARVNGRLARLSTVLKDGDTVQLLMGQDPASEPSREWLDHAHTPGARIAIQRWLATHPSPVADEEHAERDGARKDGTPPLRPAMDEPAATSDTVGAVVVVDRPEATVRLAGCCTPVPPDEVTGFAVRGGVVTVHRVECVTVTRMKGLGRPEIEVRWGDTTEFRVTLVAESFQRPHLLADLTEAIALEGVAVVSATVEPPTQQRVRHTYTLQLPDAAHLPALMRAMRNVPGVYDVGRAQHQAAAAH; encoded by the coding sequence ATGAGCGCGGAGGCCACGAACCCCGCCGTATCGCCCGCCCCTGCGCCGCCGCCAGCGCACCGCAGGAAGGGCCGACCCCGTATCGACCTGCGCCGTCTGGGCCGCGCCGCACTCCTGGGCCCGGCGACTCGCGACCGGCTGCCCGACGCGATCAGCCATGTCGCCGAGGCGCACCGCGCCCACCATCCCGACGCCGACCCGGAGGCGCTGCGCCGGGCCTACGTCCTCGCCGAGTCCTCGCACCGCGGTCAGATGCGCAAGAGCGGTGAGCCGTACATCACACACCCGCTCGCCGTGACCCTCATCCTCGCCGAACTGGGCGCGGAGACAACGACCTTGACGGCCTCTCTGCTCCACGACACCGTCGAGGACACGGATGTGACCCTCGATCAGGTGCGCGAGGAGTTCGGCGAGGAGGTGCGGTATCTCGTCGACGGCGTCACCAAGTTGGAGAAGGTCGACTACGGAGCCGCCGCCGAGCCCGAGACCTTCCGCAAGATGCTCGTCGCCACCGGCAACGACGTCCGCGTGATGTCGATCAAACTCGCCGACCGGCTGCACAACATGCGCACCCTCGGCGTGATGCGCCCCGAGAAGCAGGAACGCATCGCCAAGGTCACCAAGGACGTCCTGATCCCGCTCGCCGAACGGCTCGGTGTCCAGGCGCTCAAGACCGAGCTGGAGGACCTCGTCTTCGCGATCCTCCACCCCGAGGAGTACGCGCACACCCGCGAACTCATCGCGGAGAACGAGGCGCGGGAGAGCGACCCGCTCGCCGAGATCTCCGACGAGGTGCGTGGGGTCCTGCGCGAGGCCGGCATCCAGGCAGAAGTCCTCATAAGGCCACGCCACTTCGTCTCCCTGCACCGGGTCTCCCGAAAGCGCGGACAGCTGCGCGGCTCCGACTTCGGCCGGCTCCTGGTCCTCGTCAACGAGGACGCCGACTGCTACGCGGTCCTCGGCGAACTGCACACCTGCCTCACCCCCGTGGTCTCGGAGTTCAAGGACTTCATCGCCGTACCGAAGTTCAACCTGTACCAGTCACTGCACACGGCCGTCGCCAGGAGCGACGGCCAGGTCGCCGAAGTCCTCATCCGCACCCACCAGATGCACAAGGTCGCCGAGGCCGGCGTCATCGCGCTGGGCAATCCCTACGCCGCTCCCGCGGAGGAGCAGGCCGACGGAGAGGGCGAGCGCATCGACCCCACCCGCCCCGGCTGGCTCTCCCGGCTCCTCGACTGGCAGGAGGCTGCACCGGACGCGGACATGTTCTGGTCGACCCTGCGCGAGGACCTCGCCCAGGACCGCGAGATCACCGTCTTCCGGCCCGACGGGGGCACGTTGGGGCTCCCCGAGGGCTCCAGTTGCGTGGACGCGGCGTACGCGCAGTACGGCGAGGACGCGCACGCCTGCATCGGCGCCCGCGTCAACGGCCGCCTGGCGAGACTGAGCACCGTCCTGAAGGACGGCGACACCGTCCAGCTCCTCATGGGCCAGGACCCGGCCTCCGAGCCCTCCAGAGAGTGGCTGGACCACGCCCACACGCCCGGCGCGCGCATCGCCATCCAGCGCTGGCTCGCCACCCACCCCTCGCCCGTCGCCGACGAGGAGCACGCGGAACGGGACGGCGCACGCAAGGACGGGACACCGCCCCTCCGCCCCGCCATGGACGAACCCGCCGCCACCTCCGACACCGTCGGCGCCGTGGTCGTCGTCGACAGGCCCGAGGCGACCGTACGCCTCGCCGGCTGCTGTACGCCCGTACCGCCCGACGAGGTCACCGGCTTCGCCGTCCGCGGGGGAGTGGTGACCGTGCACCGCGTCGAATGCGTCACGGTGACGCGCATGAAGGGCCTGGGGCGCCCGGAGATCGAGGTGCGCTGGGGAGACACCACCGAGTTCCGGGTCACCCTCGTCGCCGAGTCCTTCCAGCGGCCCCACCTGCTCGCCGACCTCACCGAGGCCATCGCCCTCGAAGGCGTCGCCGTCGTCTCCGCCACCGTCGAGCCCCCGACCCAGCAGCGCGTCCGTCACACCTACACGCTGCAGCTCCCGGACGCCGCCCACCTCCCGGCCCTGATGCGGGCCATGCGGAACGTGCCGGGCGTGTACGACGTGGGCCGGGCCCAGCACCAGGCGGCGGCCGCCCACTGA
- a CDS encoding antitoxin, which produces MDLLDNLKSKLSPAKDKVSHLAQKHEHRVQHGLDKAAHTVDKKTKGKYSHKIQSGTGKAKHAMDRLAHQDDGGHTPPSAGGGHTPPPAAGGHTPPPPGGGATPPPPAS; this is translated from the coding sequence ATGGATCTGCTGGATAATCTGAAATCCAAACTCTCCCCGGCCAAGGACAAGGTCTCGCACCTCGCGCAGAAGCACGAGCACAGGGTCCAGCACGGTCTCGACAAGGCCGCGCACACGGTCGACAAGAAGACCAAGGGCAAGTACAGCCACAAGATCCAGTCGGGCACGGGCAAGGCGAAGCACGCCATGGACCGACTCGCGCACCAGGACGACGGCGGCCACACGCCCCCGTCGGCGGGCGGCGGGCACACACCCCCGCCTGCGGCAGGCGGCCACACGCCCCCACCTCCGGGTGGCGGCGCCACACCACCGCCCCCTGCTTCCTGA
- a CDS encoding (5-formylfuran-3-yl)methyl phosphate synthase produces the protein MTDDRTTNRKLLVSVFNPQEAREAVLGGGRIIDSEDPRSALGNIKPQQIMAISDAVLGFRRDLEVQLSTNIGEDQLLFDRSGTGAAIQKSAYEIAGKASQAALGVAVSMGTRVHPCGIVKVGLDGMETGLLTDVLRECVQTLRRTEGFSHTQVMSVLFAQDLDLWEERRSVRAIRQALVGLREFHPCEPGAEHGFDLTAYAAGTLRDEDGKLLFTDPGQVDLESLVDHGVLPEGTRHTTVALNELFPHARYGITGDRSARRTDREAIARMVDATVRAGAGAMMLDTSVLLKVARVGLVATERSPDMTDFNSLDVDETTGLKRRGILGLDDIRFFVDYCHHRGIEANLAGSVTSYQAQQLWRLVPEIDQISTRGAASAVAQNPHRPEGEGEDSRRDRVIVRSLVRGLAPPEQGGHLWLPQEMKPRSGEAVREVLDRFPGLTGHWADRYGRLTPFG, from the coding sequence ATGACCGATGACCGGACGACGAACCGCAAACTGCTCGTCAGTGTCTTCAATCCGCAGGAGGCACGCGAGGCCGTTCTCGGGGGCGGCAGAATCATCGACAGCGAGGATCCGCGCAGCGCCCTCGGCAATATCAAGCCGCAGCAGATCATGGCGATCAGCGACGCGGTCCTCGGATTCCGGCGCGATCTGGAGGTCCAGCTCTCCACCAACATCGGCGAGGACCAGCTGCTCTTCGACCGTTCCGGTACCGGGGCGGCGATCCAGAAGTCCGCGTACGAGATCGCCGGCAAGGCCTCCCAGGCCGCGCTCGGGGTGGCGGTGTCCATGGGGACCCGTGTGCACCCCTGCGGCATCGTGAAGGTGGGCCTGGACGGCATGGAGACCGGCCTGCTCACCGATGTGCTGCGCGAGTGCGTGCAGACCCTGCGGCGCACCGAGGGCTTCTCGCACACCCAGGTGATGTCGGTGCTGTTCGCCCAGGACCTCGATCTGTGGGAGGAGCGTCGCTCGGTGCGCGCGATCCGCCAGGCCCTGGTCGGACTGCGCGAGTTCCACCCCTGTGAGCCCGGCGCGGAGCACGGCTTCGACCTCACCGCATACGCGGCCGGGACGTTGCGGGACGAGGACGGGAAGCTCCTGTTCACCGACCCCGGTCAGGTGGACCTGGAGTCGCTGGTCGACCACGGCGTCCTGCCCGAGGGCACCCGGCACACGACGGTCGCCCTCAACGAGCTGTTCCCGCACGCCCGTTACGGCATCACCGGGGACCGCTCCGCCCGCCGCACCGACCGCGAGGCGATCGCCCGCATGGTCGACGCGACCGTCCGGGCCGGCGCGGGCGCGATGATGCTCGACACCAGCGTCCTGCTGAAGGTGGCCCGGGTCGGACTCGTCGCCACCGAACGCAGCCCGGACATGACCGACTTCAACTCCCTGGACGTCGACGAGACGACCGGTCTGAAGCGGCGGGGCATCCTCGGCCTCGACGACATCCGGTTCTTCGTCGACTACTGCCACCACCGCGGCATCGAGGCCAACCTCGCCGGCTCCGTCACCAGCTACCAGGCCCAGCAGCTCTGGCGGCTCGTCCCGGAGATCGACCAGATCTCCACCCGGGGCGCCGCCTCGGCCGTGGCCCAGAACCCGCACCGGCCCGAGGGCGAGGGCGAGGACTCCCGGCGCGACCGGGTGATCGTCCGGAGCCTGGTCCGCGGTCTGGCCCCGCCGGAGCAGGGCGGCCACCTCTGGCTGCCGCAGGAGATGAAACCGCGGTCCGGGGAGGCTGTGCGGGAGGTACTGGACCGCTTCCCGGGGCTGACCGGGCACTGGGCGGACAGGTACGGCCGCCTGACGCCGTTCGGCTGA
- the dapF gene encoding diaminopimelate epimerase, with translation MSTRIAFLKGHGTENDFVIVPDPENALDLSPAAVAALCDRRAGIGGDGVLHVVRSAAHPEAKGLAAEAEWFMDYRNGDGSIAEMCGNGVRVFARYLLHAGHVAEGDLAVATRGGVKRVHIDKDGDVTVGMGSARLPEGDVTVSVGEHSWPARNVNMGNPHAVAFVADLAQAGDLLSPPPFSPAAAYPDGVNVEFVVDCGPRHVAMRVHERGSGETRSCGTGACAVAVAAARRDGADPAVTGTPATYTVDVPGGTLVITERPDGEIEMTGPAVIVAEGEIDAKWLESAAR, from the coding sequence ATGAGCACGCGGATCGCCTTCCTCAAGGGCCACGGGACCGAGAACGACTTCGTGATCGTCCCGGATCCCGAGAACGCCCTCGACCTCTCCCCGGCCGCCGTCGCCGCCCTGTGCGACCGCCGCGCCGGCATCGGGGGCGACGGTGTGCTCCACGTCGTACGGTCCGCCGCGCACCCCGAGGCGAAGGGGCTGGCGGCCGAGGCGGAGTGGTTCATGGACTACCGCAACGGCGACGGGTCGATCGCCGAGATGTGCGGAAACGGCGTCCGGGTCTTCGCCCGCTACCTCCTGCACGCCGGTCATGTCGCCGAGGGCGACCTCGCGGTCGCCACGCGCGGAGGCGTGAAGAGGGTCCACATCGACAAGGACGGTGACGTCACGGTAGGCATGGGCAGCGCCCGCCTCCCCGAAGGGGACGTCACGGTGAGCGTCGGCGAGCACAGCTGGCCCGCGCGCAACGTGAACATGGGCAACCCGCACGCGGTCGCCTTCGTGGCCGACCTCGCGCAGGCGGGCGACCTGCTCTCCCCGCCGCCCTTCAGCCCGGCCGCCGCCTACCCGGACGGTGTGAACGTCGAGTTCGTCGTCGACTGCGGTCCCCGGCACGTGGCGATGCGCGTCCACGAGCGCGGCTCCGGCGAGACCCGCTCCTGCGGCACCGGCGCATGCGCCGTCGCCGTGGCCGCCGCCCGCAGGGACGGCGCCGACCCGGCCGTCACGGGCACCCCGGCGACGTACACCGTCGACGTACCCGGCGGCACGCTGGTGATCACCGAACGGCCCGACGGCGAGATCGAGATGACCGGCCCCGCGGTGATCGTCGCCGAGGGGGAGATCGACGCCAAGTGGCTTGAAAGCGCGGCGCGTTGA